In Mixta intestinalis, the following are encoded in one genomic region:
- a CDS encoding alpha/beta fold hydrolase, with protein sequence MHTKPAILLAGVMALAPALTQAKTETQHTHWGTRWQHLPQTPAPVADLTTGYAAVNGIQLWYGVAGQGSPVILLHGGLANSDYWGWQVPELAKHHQVIVVDSRGHGRSTRNAQPYGYDLMTDDVVALMDKLHIDKADIVGWSDGAIIGLDMAMRHPQRVAKVFAFAPNATTSGVKPGVENDPVFAAYIARAGEEYKKLSKTPDGYQAFVTQISKMWQTQPEWNDEALRKIKAQVLIVDGDRDEAIDRAHLEHIAATIPDAGLLILPTVSHFAFLQAPKEFTDAVIHFLDDR encoded by the coding sequence ATGCATACTAAACCGGCAATATTACTGGCAGGCGTTATGGCGCTGGCACCCGCGCTGACGCAGGCAAAAACGGAAACGCAACATACCCACTGGGGAACGCGCTGGCAGCATTTGCCGCAGACGCCTGCGCCGGTGGCGGATCTCACTACCGGCTACGCGGCGGTCAACGGCATTCAGCTCTGGTATGGCGTGGCTGGCCAGGGTTCGCCGGTTATTTTGCTGCACGGTGGCCTGGCAAACAGCGACTACTGGGGATGGCAGGTGCCGGAACTGGCGAAACATCATCAGGTTATCGTGGTAGACAGCCGTGGTCACGGGCGCAGTACCCGCAACGCCCAGCCTTACGGTTATGATTTAATGACCGATGATGTCGTTGCGCTAATGGATAAATTACATATCGATAAAGCCGATATCGTAGGCTGGAGCGATGGCGCCATTATTGGCCTGGATATGGCGATGCGCCACCCGCAGCGCGTGGCGAAGGTGTTTGCCTTTGCGCCTAACGCCACCACCAGCGGCGTTAAACCCGGCGTGGAAAACGATCCTGTGTTCGCTGCCTACATTGCCCGCGCTGGTGAAGAGTACAAAAAATTGTCGAAAACCCCCGACGGCTACCAGGCGTTTGTCACGCAAATCAGCAAAATGTGGCAGACGCAGCCGGAATGGAATGATGAGGCGCTACGCAAGATTAAGGCGCAGGTATTAATTGTCGATGGCGATCGTGATGAGGCGATCGATCGGGCTCATCTTGAACATATTGCCGCTACCATTCCCGATGCCGGGCTGCTTATTTTACCCACCGTCAGCCACTTTGCTTTTTTACAGGCACCGAAAGAGTTTACCGATGCGGTTATCCACTTTCTTGACGATCGGTAA
- the rsmF gene encoding 16S rRNA (cytosine(1407)-C(5))-methyltransferase RsmF — protein sequence MRQTLPDEASLQAFLAISQQPLRRSLRVNTLKISVDDFLRQTARYGWRLTPIPWCAEGFWIERDESDEALPLGSVAEHLSGLFYIQEASSMLPVSALFAAQPQPERVMDVAAAPGSKTTQMAALMNNQGLILANEYAASRVKVLHANLSRCGVSNTALTHFDGRVFGPALPEAFDAILLDAPCSGEGVIRKDADALRNWTLESTHAIAATQRDLIDSAFHALKPGGTLIYSTCTLNRLENQQVVSWLCERYPDAVEIESLAQLFPGAQQAATAEGFLHVFPQLFDSEGFFVARLRKTAAVEPMQQPGYKVGKFPFSPLSRKDAQLIKQAAAKSGLHWDDSLTLWQRDKEIWLFPTTVESLIGRVRFSRIGLKLAETFAKGCRWQHEAIVALARPDATNSVELEESEAEEWYRGRDIWPQKPLPRDEVLVTWQQQPIGLAKKVGQRLKNSYPRELVRDGKLFRA from the coding sequence ATGCGTCAAACCCTGCCCGATGAGGCGAGCCTGCAAGCCTTTCTCGCTATCAGCCAGCAACCGCTACGCCGCAGCCTGCGGGTCAATACCCTGAAAATCAGCGTGGACGACTTTTTACGCCAGACGGCACGCTATGGCTGGCGGCTGACGCCGATTCCCTGGTGTGCAGAAGGTTTCTGGATTGAGCGCGACGAGAGCGATGAGGCGCTGCCGCTGGGCAGCGTGGCGGAGCATCTGAGCGGGCTGTTCTATATTCAGGAAGCCAGTTCAATGCTGCCGGTCAGCGCACTGTTCGCGGCGCAGCCGCAGCCTGAGCGGGTAATGGACGTCGCGGCGGCACCCGGCTCGAAAACTACCCAGATGGCGGCGCTGATGAATAATCAGGGGCTGATTCTGGCCAATGAATATGCCGCCAGCCGGGTAAAAGTACTGCACGCTAACCTCAGCCGCTGTGGCGTCAGCAATACGGCGCTGACCCACTTTGATGGACGCGTGTTTGGCCCGGCGCTGCCGGAAGCCTTTGATGCCATCCTGCTTGATGCCCCCTGCTCCGGTGAAGGTGTGATCCGCAAAGATGCCGACGCGCTGCGCAACTGGACGCTGGAAAGCACCCACGCCATCGCTGCCACTCAGCGCGATCTGATCGACAGCGCCTTCCATGCCCTGAAGCCGGGCGGCACGCTGATCTATTCAACCTGCACCCTCAACCGTCTGGAAAATCAGCAGGTGGTGAGCTGGCTTTGCGAACGCTACCCGGATGCGGTGGAGATTGAATCGCTGGCGCAGCTGTTTCCCGGCGCGCAACAGGCAGCAACGGCAGAAGGTTTTTTACATGTCTTTCCTCAATTGTTTGACAGCGAAGGGTTTTTCGTGGCGCGGCTGCGTAAAACGGCGGCGGTGGAACCGATGCAGCAGCCCGGCTACAAAGTGGGAAAATTCCCTTTCAGCCCGCTGTCCCGTAAGGATGCGCAGCTGATAAAACAGGCCGCCGCCAAATCAGGCCTGCACTGGGACGATTCACTCACGCTGTGGCAGCGTGATAAAGAGATCTGGTTATTCCCGACGACGGTGGAATCCTTAATTGGGCGTGTGCGCTTCTCCCGTATCGGATTAAAGCTGGCGGAAACCTTTGCAAAAGGCTGTCGCTGGCAACATGAGGCCATTGTCGCACTGGCGCGCCCGGACGCAACGAACAGCGTTGAGCTGGAAGAGAGCGAGGCGGAAGAATGGTATCGCGGGCGGGATATCTGGCCACAAAAGCCGCTGCCGCGTGATGAGGTGCTGGTAACCTGGCAGCAACAGCCCATTGGCCTGGCGAAAAAGGTTGGGCAGCGCCTGAAAAACAGCTATCCACGCGAGCTGGTGCGCGACGGAAAACTGTTTCGCGCCTGA